The following proteins come from a genomic window of bacterium:
- a CDS encoding FIST N-terminal domain-containing protein has protein sequence MSLIVGVGTAKEHDAHQAGFAAAQSALERAGVERPTQLLVFASTLYDQEALVRGVRDASGNAPLVGCSATGILTNEGPVDQTVAVVALESDSVTFASGMGLMKNGARAAGALVGQEIRELATGELVGLLLFANMLRGGAAEVLGGLQSVLGANIPAAGVAASDELTFERTFQYRDALVGDDALVGCAISGECVLGIGVEGGWIPVGIPQRVTRAEGTRVFELEGRRAASIYEDYFGEDLSKLRAEPLAHSALGYPLGVRTGVSDEYLIRNPLRAEEDGSLTLAAAIPEGARVRLMIGSKEKALTAACTATEGLMERLKRSHVSLKLLLVFESISRKKLLGAMIKDETNAILDIVGRDTPLLGIASYGEYAPAIHAIGGGTAPEPTLFHNGTITIVGIGTK, from the coding sequence ATGTCTCTCATCGTCGGAGTCGGCACCGCCAAAGAACACGACGCGCACCAAGCGGGTTTTGCGGCAGCTCAGAGCGCCCTTGAGAGGGCGGGGGTTGAGCGGCCGACGCAGCTTTTGGTATTCGCTTCTACACTCTACGACCAGGAGGCGCTCGTCCGCGGCGTGCGGGACGCAAGCGGCAACGCTCCCCTTGTCGGCTGTTCAGCCACGGGGATCCTCACGAATGAAGGCCCCGTTGACCAGACGGTAGCGGTCGTCGCGCTCGAGAGCGACTCAGTCACATTCGCCTCCGGTATGGGGCTCATGAAAAACGGCGCCCGCGCCGCAGGCGCCCTCGTAGGGCAAGAAATCAGGGAACTCGCCACCGGGGAGCTCGTCGGACTCCTCCTCTTCGCTAATATGCTCCGAGGCGGCGCTGCCGAGGTGCTCGGGGGCTTGCAGAGTGTGCTCGGTGCGAATATACCGGCTGCCGGAGTGGCGGCAAGTGATGAGCTCACGTTCGAGCGGACGTTCCAGTACCGGGACGCTCTCGTTGGAGACGACGCTCTTGTCGGTTGTGCGATCTCAGGCGAATGCGTGCTCGGCATCGGCGTCGAAGGCGGCTGGATACCGGTCGGCATACCGCAGAGAGTAACGCGCGCAGAAGGTACGCGCGTTTTTGAACTCGAGGGAAGGAGAGCTGCGTCTATCTACGAAGACTATTTCGGGGAAGATCTATCAAAACTTCGCGCCGAGCCACTCGCACATTCGGCACTCGGCTACCCACTTGGCGTCCGCACTGGCGTGAGCGATGAGTACCTCATCCGAAATCCCCTCAGGGCAGAAGAAGACGGTTCGCTCACTCTCGCCGCGGCAATACCCGAGGGCGCTCGGGTTCGTCTCATGATCGGGAGCAAAGAAAAAGCGCTGACTGCTGCATGCACCGCGACCGAGGGCCTGATGGAGCGCTTGAAGCGCTCACACGTCTCGCTGAAACTCCTCCTCGTCTTTGAGAGCATCTCACGCAAAAAACTCCTCGGTGCTATGATCAAAGACGAAACCAACGCTATTCTTGATATCGTGGGGCGTGATACGCCGCTTCTCGGCATTGCAAGCTACGGCGAGTACGCGCCCGCGATACACGCGATCGGCGGCGGCACTGCACCCGAGCCGACGCTGTTCCATAATGGGACGATTACGATTGTGGGGATTGGGACGAAGTAA